The genomic region TTGATAACATCATAGATGGATTTGTGTTAGCTGCCTTAAATAATGAAGCAAAAAATGAAATCTTCAATATTGGTAGCGGAAATATTAGCCCCCTTAAAGACTATGTCAATTTGATATTTAGTCATATGGGTGCTAAAACAGAGCCAGCCTTTGGAGTTGTCCCACATCGCTCTAGGGATGTATGGAGACCGCAACCAGACATCACTAAAATTCAAACTAAGCTAAAGTGGGAACCTAAAGTTAGCCTTGAAGATGGTTTAGCGATCACAATTAATTGGTTTAAGCAAAACAAAGCAAAATACGAAGATGCAGGGAGATGAAAACGTTGAAAGTAAATCATATCGTCCAAGAGGACCTAGAAAAAATTTATAATGACATTAAAGGTTTGTTAGATGGCGTAGAAGGAAGTACTTGGCTTATCAGCGGCGGGGCCGGTTTTTTAGGTAGCTACTTTTTAGATCTGCTTAATTATTGTAATGAAAACGTCTTTAGTAGGCCATGTAAAGTTTATTGTGTTGAAAATTTTGCTTCCTCAACTCCTGAAAGAATCAAGCACCTAGAAAATAATAAAGACATTGAAATTATAAACCAAGATATTACAAAGCCTTTTAATTACTCCTTAAGTAATAACATTGATTATATAGTCCATGCTGCAAATATAGCCTCACCTACCTTTTACAGAAAGCATCCCATTGAAACAATAGAGGCTAACGTAGTAGGGCTGAAAAACTTATTAGATTTAGGGATTAAAAATAACCTCAAAAGCTTTTTGTTTTTTTCTACAAGCGAGATTTACGGAGATCCTACACCTGAAAACATCCCAACACCAGAACACTATAATGGAAATGTATCATGTACCGGTCCAAGAGCTTGCTATGACGAATCAAAAAGACTTGGGGAAACGCTGGCAATAAATTATTACCGTCAGCACTTACTACCAGTAAAAATAGTAAGGCCTTTTAACGTCTATGGTCCCGGTCTTAGATTAGAAGATAAAAGAGTTATCCCAGATTTTTGTAAAGATGCATTAACTGAACAAAAGATATCTATATTGAGTGATGGCACACCTTCAAGAAGTTTTTGTTATGTTAGCGATGCCATTGCAGGCTTTCTGAAAGTGCTACTTTCAGACTATAATGGCGAGCCTTTTAATATCGGAAATGATAAGTTAGAACTTAACATGATTAGTCTAGCTAATAAAATTTCTGAAGTAGTTGGTAATGTAGAACTGATTTATAATAAAAGTGAAGATGGGGATTACCTGATTGATAACCCCCAAAGACGGTGCCCGGATTTAACAAAGGCTAAAAACTTGTTGGGCTATCAACCAAGGGTAGATCTAAAAGAAGGATTAGACAGAACGATTAGATGGTACAAAGAGATCTACAACCTGTAAGGAGTTGAAAGTTATGAAAATTACTGTAGTGGGTACAGGTTATGTGGGCCTTGTTACTGGGGTGTGCCTGGCATATAAAGGGCACCATGTGATTTGTATCGATAAAAAGAAGGATATAGTTGAAAAAATCAACAATATGGAAGTGCCAATTTACGAACCAGGTTTAGATAAGCTTTTAAAAGAAGTAATAGCTTCAGGTAGGTTAAAGGCGGCTACAGAACTTGGCAAATCTGTAGCAGAGTCAGAAGTATCCATTATAGCAGTAGGCACCCCTTTTAAAGGAGATGAGATTGACTTAACATATATTAAAGCTGCTACAAAGGAAATTGGAACCGCCTTAAAAGAAAGGGATAAATATCACGTAGTATGTGTTAAAAGCACAGTAATACCAACAACTACAGACACACTAGTTAAGAACTATCTTGAAGATAGCTCCGGTAAAAAACTTGGTGAAGATATTGGATTGGCTATGAATCCTGAATTTTTAAGAGAGGGAAAGGCTATGGAAGATTTTATGAATCCAGACAGGATAGTAATCGGTGCTTATGATAAAAATAGCTTTTCTATTATGGAAAAAGTATATAAAGATTATTTTAAAGCTCCCATCATTAGGTGCAACCTAAGGACTGCAGAAATGATTAAATACACTGCTAATGCCCTTTTAGCAACCTTAATATCTTACTCAAATGAAGTTGCCACCATATGTGAAAAAACAGGAGAGATTGATGTTAAAGAGGTGCTAGAAGGAGTTGTCTTAGATAAAAGGTTTAACCCTAGAGTTAATGGCAAGTTAGTAAATCCTGAAATGAACAAATATCTTCAAGCCGGTTGTGGGTTTGGAGGAAGTTGCTTTCCAAAGGATGTAAAAGCTCTCATCTCGTATAGCATAGCAAAAGAGCATATTCCCCGTATCATAGACTCCACTATTGAAGTAAATAAAGAGCAACCATTACGGATTATAAGTCGACTCGAGGATAGTGTTGGTACTTTAGAAGGCAAGAAAGTTGCCGTGTTAGGTCTGGCTTTTAAGCCTGAAACAGACGATGTTAGAGAATCTCCAAGTATTGCAATAATAAAAGAATTATTAGAAAAAAAGGCAAGGGTTCACGGAGTGGATCCTAAAGCAATGGATAATATGAAGAAGATAATTCCTCCCGATAATTCATTAACCTATAGTACAGAATACAAATCTGCTTTAGAAGATGCCGATGCCGTTATCTTGGTTACCTCGTGGCCTGATTTTGTACAAATACCGCCTGAAGATTTTATAAGGTTAATGAAAAAGCCGTTAGTTGTAGATGGTAGAAGGGTATTTGACAAAGCAAGACTAAAAGCAAAGGGGATCCGCTATATAGGAGTAGGGTTAGCCTACTAGTTTTAAAGGAGGTGTATATATGAAAACACCTTGGGAGATTTACACTATTAAGCCTTTTAAAGATTGTCGAGGTAGTTTGAAAAAAGTTATAATGAAAAGTCAAATTGCAAATGAAGAAGAACTTGAGGAAGCTTATTTATTATATAGCAACAGCAAAAGTATAAGGGGAAACCATTATCATAAGAAAACTATTGAGTACTTTACCGTTGTAAGTGGCACAGCAAAATTTGTACTAAAGGACCTAAAAACAGGTGTTGTCGAAGAGGTAGAAGTTTCGGAAAGTGACAATTTGGTGCTAAAAATCCCTCCTTATGTTGTTCATGCCTTTAGAAATGAGAAGGAAAAAACATTAGTAATCCTTGCAATTTCCACTAGGGAGTATCGTAAAGGAGATACGGACTCTTATGAACAGAAAATTTTATAAAAATAATCACCCAAATCTTTGCACCATATTGACAAAAGATTATTTAGTTAAAGGGTTAGCATTATATCATTCCCTAAAAAAACACACCAAAGACTTTCATTTATGGGTTTTATGTGTAGATGAAGTATCCTATGACATTTTGGAGCACATGGAGCTTAAAAATGTTACGTTAGTTAAGTTAAAGAATCTACAGACTCCTAAGTTAAAACAGTTGCAAAAAACTAGAAAGTTAAATGAGTTTTGCTGGACTTTAAAGGCACCTTTTATCCTGTATCTCATAAAAAACAACTACAACCTTGATTCAATAATGTATATTGATGCCGATTTATTTTTCTTTGACGATATTAAACAGTTATACAAAGAGTGGGGGCAATCTTCAATACTCTTAACAAAACTATGGTTATCCCCTGCTTGGAATAGAAGGGTGGGCAGGTATCAAGCAGGCCTAATCGGCTTTAAAAGAGATGCAAACGCCTTTAAATGTCTTAATTGGTGGAACAAAAAGTGTTTAGAATGGTGTTTTGATATAAAAGAAAAGAAACGCTGGGCAGATCAGAAATATTTAGATAAATGGCCCGCTTTAGTGTCAGATATTAAAATAATAAAAAGCTTGGGTATTAACTCAGGGCCTTGGAATGTAAGACGTTTTCCAATCCGCGTAAAAGGGGATGTAATTTACTGTAAAAGTAATAAATTAATTGCTTACCATTACAGTGGATTTGATATATTTAACGAAGGGGAGTTTGAACTTTGCAATAGAAAAAAACTTCCTCGTAAAGCTATAAAACACATCTATGGTCCCTATGCCGAGGAAATTAGTAAAGTAATTAAACTTCTTAAGTCCAAAGATAAAGAGTACTCATATGGCTTTTCTAGCAAACATCAGGATAAGAAGCTTTATAATTATTACTGTTTAGAAAGCAATGATTAATATTAAAAACTAAAACCTCCCCTTGAGAAAACTCTCAAAGGGAGGTTTTTATGTTTGTAACCGGCAGGACTGTAGCAACATATACTATTTATAGTAAATAACATGGAAGGAGCGTTACTAGTGAAGCACTATTACTGTACAACGCTTAGCAAAGATTACTTGTACAAAGGTCTACTACTTTATAAATCATTGGAGAAAGTGGATGATAATTTCCACTTTTACTTTGTTTGTCTTCATGAAGAAACTAAAGAACTACTTTCTAAAATGCACCTTAAAAACGCTACCATCATACCCATATCAGATATAGAGGCGGAAGATAGCCAGCTATTACAAGTAAAGGAAAGCCGAAATGATAA from Proteinivorax hydrogeniformans harbors:
- a CDS encoding NAD-dependent epimerase/dehydratase family protein, which encodes MKVNHIVQEDLEKIYNDIKGLLDGVEGSTWLISGGAGFLGSYFLDLLNYCNENVFSRPCKVYCVENFASSTPERIKHLENNKDIEIINQDITKPFNYSLSNNIDYIVHAANIASPTFYRKHPIETIEANVVGLKNLLDLGIKNNLKSFLFFSTSEIYGDPTPENIPTPEHYNGNVSCTGPRACYDESKRLGETLAINYYRQHLLPVKIVRPFNVYGPGLRLEDKRVIPDFCKDALTEQKISILSDGTPSRSFCYVSDAIAGFLKVLLSDYNGEPFNIGNDKLELNMISLANKISEVVGNVELIYNKSEDGDYLIDNPQRRCPDLTKAKNLLGYQPRVDLKEGLDRTIRWYKEIYNL
- a CDS encoding UDP-glucose/GDP-mannose dehydrogenase family protein, which translates into the protein MKITVVGTGYVGLVTGVCLAYKGHHVICIDKKKDIVEKINNMEVPIYEPGLDKLLKEVIASGRLKAATELGKSVAESEVSIIAVGTPFKGDEIDLTYIKAATKEIGTALKERDKYHVVCVKSTVIPTTTDTLVKNYLEDSSGKKLGEDIGLAMNPEFLREGKAMEDFMNPDRIVIGAYDKNSFSIMEKVYKDYFKAPIIRCNLRTAEMIKYTANALLATLISYSNEVATICEKTGEIDVKEVLEGVVLDKRFNPRVNGKLVNPEMNKYLQAGCGFGGSCFPKDVKALISYSIAKEHIPRIIDSTIEVNKEQPLRIISRLEDSVGTLEGKKVAVLGLAFKPETDDVRESPSIAIIKELLEKKARVHGVDPKAMDNMKKIIPPDNSLTYSTEYKSALEDADAVILVTSWPDFVQIPPEDFIRLMKKPLVVDGRRVFDKARLKAKGIRYIGVGLAY
- a CDS encoding WxcM-like domain-containing protein; protein product: MKTPWEIYTIKPFKDCRGSLKKVIMKSQIANEEELEEAYLLYSNSKSIRGNHYHKKTIEYFTVVSGTAKFVLKDLKTGVVEEVEVSESDNLVLKIPPYVVHAFRNEKEKTLVILAISTREYRKGDTDSYEQKIL
- a CDS encoding glycosyltransferase, with amino-acid sequence MNRKFYKNNHPNLCTILTKDYLVKGLALYHSLKKHTKDFHLWVLCVDEVSYDILEHMELKNVTLVKLKNLQTPKLKQLQKTRKLNEFCWTLKAPFILYLIKNNYNLDSIMYIDADLFFFDDIKQLYKEWGQSSILLTKLWLSPAWNRRVGRYQAGLIGFKRDANAFKCLNWWNKKCLEWCFDIKEKKRWADQKYLDKWPALVSDIKIIKSLGINSGPWNVRRFPIRVKGDVIYCKSNKLIAYHYSGFDIFNEGEFELCNRKKLPRKAIKHIYGPYAEEISKVIKLLKSKDKEYSYGFSSKHQDKKLYNYYCLESND